A genomic segment from Nicotiana tabacum cultivar K326 chromosome 9, ASM71507v2, whole genome shotgun sequence encodes:
- the LOC142163947 gene encoding uncharacterized protein LOC142163947 has product MPLQSGQNNAKKLSIKSRRKRDETWKKEQMIYYLSKEFTPYEARYTLLEWTCYALTWITQKLRHYLSVYTTHMIFRLNPLKYIFQNSMPTGKLAKWQILLNEFEIVYVMHKAIKGQTLVNHIPKNLVDKYYESLSTYFLDEEVLFAGEDISESYLGCRMFFDRATNFKGVGIRPVLISKSRKYYPISAKIRFPSTNNMSEYEVCILGIRMAVDINIKELLVIGDSDLLIHQVQEE; this is encoded by the exons atgccgcTACAAAGTGGACAGAACAATGCCAAAAAGCTTTCGATAAAATCAAGAA GGAAACGCGACGAAACTTGGAAGAAGGAGCAAATGATTTACTACCTGAGCAAGGAGTTCACGCCATACGAAGCCAGATACACCTTGTTGGAGTGGACATGTTATGCTTTAACTTGGATCACTCAGAAATTAAGACATTACTTGTCAGTGTATACCACACATATGATATTCAGACTCAACCCGctcaagtacatcttccagaattCGATGCCTACGGGAAAGCTAGCCAAATGGCAGATCCTTCTCAATGAGTTCGAGATTGTGTACGTGATGCATAAAGCTATCAAAGGACAAACATTGGTCAATCATATCCCAAAAAACCTGGTGGACAAATATTACGAGTCACTTAGCACATATTTCCTAGATGAAGAAGTGTTGTTCGCTGGGGAGGACATTTCAGAGTCGTACCTAGGGTGTAGGATGTTTTTCGATAGAGCTACAAATTTTAAGGGAGTAGGAATCAGGCCAGTCCTAATCTCCAAATCGAGAAAATATTATCCGATTTCAGCAAAGATAAGGTTCCCCAGTACAAACAACATGTCAGAGTATGAGGTATGCATCCTTGGGATTAGGATGGCGGTGGACATAAACATCAAGGAACTTTTGGTCATAGGAGATTCTGATTTACTGATCCACCAAGTCCAAGAAGAATGA